In the Styela clava chromosome 8, kaStyClav1.hap1.2, whole genome shotgun sequence genome, one interval contains:
- the LOC144425711 gene encoding zinc finger MYM-type protein 1-like gives MAKFKQAKLDSFFQRNKDSLPSNTSISASQAVDAPVTSVTSITSIPEDELMINEGKTNDLGFILKKHTQLTDAERYRLLTSDGPKNVTILDTVRQSRRKFLKKWLDDNRFCSWLVYTQLSDGGGLCKICIVMQARLKHGTLRDTAFVTRPCIDYKKFMEKAVAHRDTNYHRESNIAAKNCVKSMETGQNVRANMEAQYATQTKENRRIMTSIVKTVMFCASGNIPLRGHSGDSGNLVNLLLFRIDAGDEDLKRHFARMAGNAKYTSPMIQNEILKVASNMIVQDIVMEANKSFVSVIADESCDISGKEQLSIVLRYVKGGEVCERFTGLVEMDSVSAESISSNILTHLSGIGVDLQKLVGQGYDGATTMAGHVSGVQKRIRDKYPRAIFVHCASHCLNLVINDQSKVAIIRSTCDIIRETIRFFRESPKRRAGLGINIPLFCPTRWSEKYKSIRIFKCNFKRVLEALDSLARDANSETRAKAFSLKSALEKSSVIYAVCLIGRYSALMEPLARALQAVGVSVPSVKNLTSSLQSVIAEERNDSEIALNIYKEACEIAGLKELKITQSSRSTSLSRQCLC, from the coding sequence CAAATACATCAATAAGCGCTTCTCAGGCTGTGGATGCACCGGTTACGTCAGTTACGTCTATCACTTCTATTCCCGAAGATGAACTAATGATCAACGAAGGAAAAACAAACGATCTTGGATTCATTCTTAAGAAACATACACAGCTTACCGATGCGGAGAGATACAGgcttctaacttcggatggtccgAAAAACGTGACGATTCTGGATACTGTTAGACAAAGTCgtcgtaaatttctcaaaaaatggcTTGACGATAACAGATTTTGCAGTTGGTTAGTTTACACCCAACTCTCTGATGGGGGTGGTTTGTGTAAGATATGCATAGTCATGCAAGCACGTTTGAAGCATGGAACTCTCAGGGACACTGCCTTTGTTACAAGACCATGCATTgactacaaaaaatttatggaaaaggCTGTAGCCCATCGAGACACAAATTACCACCGAGAATCAAATATAGCTGCGAAAAATTGTGTCAAAAGCATGGAAACTGGTCAAAATGTGCGTGCAAACATGGAGGCCCAATATGCTAcgcaaacaaaagaaaacagacGAATAATGACTTCCATTGTCAAGACTGTCATGTTCTGTGCTTCGGGTAACATACCCTTGCGCGGACATTCCGGGGATAGTGGAAATTTGGTGAACCTTCTTCTATTTCGTATCGACGCAGGGgatgaagatttgaaaaggCATTTCGCTCGAATGGCCGGAAACGCTAAGTATACAAGCccgatgatacaaaatgaaattctcaAGGTAGCAAGCAACATGATAGTGCAAGATATCGTTATGGAGGCTAATAAATCGTTTGTGTCCGTAATAGCCGACGAATCATGTGATATTTCTGGGAAAGAACAACTAAGCATCGTTTTGAGGTATGTGAAAGGTGGTGAAGTGTGCGAGCGCTTCACAGGATTAGTGGAAATGGATTCTGTTTCTGCCGaatcaatttcttcaaatattttgacccacCTCTCTGGTATAGGAGTGGATTTGCAAAAACTTGTGGGGCAAGGCTATGATGGTGCAACGACAATGGCAGGTCACGTCAGCGGTGTGCAAAAACGCATTCGTGATAAATACCCGCGCGCAATATTTGTGCACTGCGCTTCtcattgtttgaatttggtAATAAATGACCAAAGTAAAGTTGCAATCATCAGAAGCACCTGTGATATCATTCGTGAGACTATTCGTTTTTTCAGGGAGAGCCCTAAAAGGCGCGCGGGTTTAGGAATTAACATCCCTTTGTTCTGCCCCACCAGATGGTCTGAGAAGTACAAGAGCATCCGAATCTTCAAATGCAACTTCAAACGAGTACTTGAGGCTCTTGATTCTTTGGCGAGAGATGCTAACAGTGAGACGCGGGCGAAGgctttttctctgaaatctgcTCTAGAAAAGTCGTCGGTTATCTACGCCGTATGTTTGATTGGTCGATATTCGGCACTAATGGAGCCACTAGCGCGCGCACTTCAGGCGGTCGGAGTCAGTGTGCCGTCAGTAAAGAACCTCACATCCTCTCTTCAGAGCGTTATCGCTGAAGAACGCAATGACTCTGAAATcgcattgaatatttacaaagaagCTTGTGAAATAGCTGGCTTGAAGGAGTTGAAAATTACCCAGAGTAGTCGAAGTACAAGTTTATCGCGACAATGTCTGTGCTGA
- the LOC144425712 gene encoding zinc finger MYM-type protein 1-like — protein MAKFKQAKLDSFFQRNKDSLPSNTSISASQAVDAPVTSVTSITSIPEDELMINEGKTNDLGFILKKHTQLTDAERYRLLTSDGPKNVTILDTVRQSRRKFLKKWLDDNRFCSWLVYTQLSDGGGLCKICIVMQARLKHGTLRDTAFVTRPCIDYKKFMEKAVAHRDTNYHRESNIAAKNCVKSMETGQNVRANMEAQYATQTKENRRIMTSIVKTVMFCASGNIPLRGHSGDSGNLVNLLLFRIDAGDEDLKRHFARMAGNAKYTSPMIQNEILKVASNMIVQDIVMEANKSFVSVIADESCDISGKEQLSIVLRYVKGGEVCERFTGLVEMDSVSAESISSNILTHLSGIGVDLQKLVGQGYDGATTMAGHVSGVQKRIRDKYPRAIFVHCASHCLNLVINDQSKVAIIRSTCDIIRETIRFFRESPKRRAGLGINIPLFCPTRWSEKYKSIRIFKCNFKRVLEALDSLARDANSETRAKAFSLKSALEKSSVIYAVCLIGRYSALMEPLARALQAVGVSVPSVKNLTSSLQSVIAEERNDSEIALNIYKEACEIAGLKELTIPRVVEVQVYRDNVCADSASQYFKRSVYLHYVDGLSCSIRERFIDNPSFFSLLSILPPNKPVHVDEVERLYLLDNLQNEVRLWRTSLSSDVNDECLEGLLLSARDYPSVYTAIQIVMTLPATTVEAERSFSCMKRVKTWMRSSMTSNRLSDLCVLHCHREMVTEEKINRVVSSIVSGKRRMDF, from the coding sequence atggctaaatttaaacagGCGAAATTAGATAGTTTTTTCCAGCGAAATAAAGACTCGCTTCCCTCAAATACATCAATAAGCGCTTCTCAGGCTGTGGATGCACCGGTTACGTCAGTTACGTCTATCACTTCTATTCCCGAAGATGAACTAATGATCAACGAAGGAAAAACAAACGATCTTGGATTCATTCTTAAGAAACATACACAGCTTACCGATGCGGAGAGATACAGgcttctaacttcggatggtccgAAAAACGTGACGATTCTGGATACTGTTAGACAAAGTCgtcgtaaatttctcaaaaaatggcTTGACGATAACAGATTTTGCAGTTGGTTAGTTTACACCCAACTCTCTGATGGGGGTGGTTTGTGTAAGATATGCATAGTCATGCAAGCACGTTTGAAGCATGGAACTCTCAGGGACACTGCCTTTGTTACAAGACCATGCATTgactacaaaaaatttatggaaaaggCTGTAGCCCATCGAGACACAAATTACCACCGAGAATCAAATATAGCTGCGAAAAATTGTGTCAAAAGCATGGAAACTGGTCAAAATGTGCGTGCAAACATGGAGGCCCAATATGCTAcgcaaacaaaagaaaacagacGAATAATGACTTCCATTGTCAAGACTGTCATGTTCTGTGCTTCGGGTAACATACCCTTGCGCGGACATTCCGGGGATAGTGGAAATTTGGTGAACCTTCTTCTATTTCGTATCGACGCAGGGgatgaagatttgaaaaggCATTTCGCTCGAATGGCCGGAAACGCTAAGTATACAAGCccgatgatacaaaatgaaattctcaAGGTAGCAAGCAACATGATAGTGCAAGATATCGTTATGGAGGCTAATAAATCGTTTGTGTCCGTAATAGCCGACGAATCATGTGATATTTCTGGGAAAGAACAACTAAGCATCGTTTTGAGGTATGTGAAAGGTGGTGAAGTGTGCGAGCGCTTCACAGGATTAGTGGAAATGGATTCTGTTTCTGCCGaatcaatttcttcaaatattttgacccacCTCTCTGGTATAGGAGTGGATTTGCAAAAACTTGTGGGGCAAGGCTATGATGGTGCAACGACAATGGCAGGTCACGTCAGCGGTGTGCAAAAACGCATTCGTGATAAATACCCGCGCGCAATATTTGTGCACTGCGCTTCtcattgtttgaatttggtAATAAATGACCAAAGTAAAGTTGCAATCATCAGAAGCACCTGTGATATCATTCGTGAGACTATTCGTTTTTTCAGGGAGAGCCCTAAAAGGCGCGCGGGTTTAGGAATTAACATCCCTTTGTTCTGCCCCACCAGATGGTCTGAGAAGTACAAGAGCATCCGAATCTTCAAATGCAACTTCAAACGAGTACTTGAGGCTCTTGATTCTTTGGCGAGAGATGCTAACAGTGAGACGCGGGCGAAGgctttttctctgaaatctgcTCTAGAAAAGTCGTCGGTTATCTACGCCGTATGTTTGATTGGTCGATATTCGGCACTAATGGAGCCACTAGCGCGCGCACTTCAGGCGGTCGGAGTCAGTGTGCCGTCAGTAAAGAACCTCACATCCTCTCTTCAGAGCGTTATCGCTGAAGAACGCAATGACTCTGAAATcgcattgaatatttacaaagaagCTTGTGAAATAGCTGGCTTGAAAGAGTTGACAATACCCAGAGTAGTCGAAGTACAAGTTTATCGCGACAATGTCTGTGCTGATTCAGCATCCCAGTATTTTAAACGTTCCGTATATCTCCACTACGTCGACGGCTTGAGCTGCTCTATTCGGGAACGCTTCATTGACAacccatcatttttttcattgctatcAATTCTTCCACCGAACAAACCAGTTCACGTGGATGAGGTAGAGCGTCTGTATTTATTGGATAACCTCCAGAATGAAGTGAGACTGTGGAGAACTTCTTTAAGCTCCGACGTTAACGACGAATGTTTGGAGGGGCTTCTTCTGAGCGCTCGAGATTATCCAAGCGTGTACACCGCAATACAGATCGTTATGACGCTACCAGCAACCACCGTTGAGGCTGAGCGGTCTTTCTCCTGCATGAAACGGGTAAAGACATGGATGCGCTCATCAATGACGTCCAATCGCCTTTCTGATTTGTGTGTGCTTCACTGTCACCGTGAAATGGTCACCGAggagaaaattaatcgagttgtgTCGAGCATAGTTAGCGGGAAGCGGAGGATGGACTTTTAA